In Pedobacter sp. W3I1, one DNA window encodes the following:
- a CDS encoding transposase, with protein sequence MNTLNKTKKYVYFIGIDISKETLDIAVMVQGSILIHNTIPNEPKAIKDHMMHLKASFKFTARNAVVGMENTGIYSNHLIKKLETLKIDTVVDSPLHIKNSMGTVRGKTDKKDAERIALYLYKSRDVLRLRLPSGQSSNSWAVCPL encoded by the coding sequence ATGAATACCTTGAATAAAACAAAAAAATATGTCTATTTCATCGGAATTGACATATCAAAAGAAACCCTGGATATCGCCGTCATGGTTCAGGGATCTATTTTGATCCACAATACCATCCCCAATGAACCAAAAGCGATCAAAGACCACATGATGCACTTGAAAGCTTCTTTCAAGTTTACTGCCAGAAATGCTGTCGTTGGAATGGAAAATACCGGTATATACAGTAACCATCTGATCAAAAAACTGGAGACACTTAAAATCGATACCGTTGTGGATTCGCCTCTTCATATTAAAAATTCCATGGGCACAGTCAGGGGCAAAACCGATAAAAAAGATGCAGAAAGAATCGCGCTGTACCTCTACAAATCCAGGGATGTATTACGGTTAAGATTGCCAAGCGGCCAATCCTCGAACAGCTGGGCAGTCTGTCCGCTTTGA
- a CDS encoding IS110 family transposase, protein MRVPLKENTGFVKKGLIEQNNRLCSRSIDALRLDIKDVEDSIEATWKADEETNRLMTLMQSVPCVGPVVALEILICTNEFKNVRTIKQFASYAGIAPFPYKSGTTVSKKTRTSKIANKKVKALLHTSAVLARRFIPDIKAYYHRKMDIEGKHKMSVLNAIRLKIAARVYSCVKNNRLYEKKYEYKPCTDLHRPP, encoded by the coding sequence ATGCGGGTACCCTTAAAAGAGAATACAGGCTTTGTGAAGAAAGGCCTGATCGAACAGAACAACAGGCTTTGCTCCAGAAGTATCGATGCACTCAGACTGGATATAAAGGATGTTGAGGATTCAATCGAGGCGACATGGAAAGCGGATGAAGAAACAAACCGGCTGATGACCTTAATGCAGTCAGTGCCCTGTGTCGGGCCCGTGGTCGCCCTGGAAATCCTCATCTGCACCAACGAATTCAAAAACGTAAGGACCATTAAACAGTTTGCATCTTACGCCGGAATAGCGCCCTTCCCTTATAAATCGGGAACCACAGTCAGTAAGAAAACCCGGACATCAAAAATTGCCAATAAAAAAGTGAAAGCGCTTTTACATACCTCAGCTGTCCTGGCCAGAAGGTTTATCCCGGATATTAAGGCTTACTATCACCGTAAAATGGATATAGAGGGAAAACACAAAATGTCAGTACTCAATGCAATCCGATTAAAGATCGCTGCACGGGTATATTCCTGTGTAAAAAACAATAGATTGTATGAGAAAAAGTATGAATACAAACCTTGCACAGATCTGCACCGGCCGCCTTGA
- a CDS encoding O-antigen ligase family protein: MKLTLTLLHRAILPIALLYFMFSYQFSFNYEIEINDHYYVLLFCCVSGLIFFASNQGQRQLSSQKWKFIIPIILLPIIIYILGLKSSNEHAVNTLSILLLLLTGLFSCNFSKLELRFMLKLINLCFIIQLVVGIYQILTLDQDSMSQRLYGTMMNSGIYSSFLVICFPNTLYIFDGFVRKFSISQGSRVIIQVTFCIIVSAFILTVVLMTKARTAVLAFLIICILMLWHSYALKIKRFFIAYRFLALTSVLFATTVVFILCHNLYSAKKMSVSGRLLIWKISFVNWDANFLNGLGLGEFGKSFPYWQAKYLAGSPIADEREILNAGENFLAFNEYINFFKELGFIGFFLVIVFLLLLLKSRGVNTFKDRLNLKLTVAAILICSLTSYPLHTNLIIVIFITCVISLVCTSDWKLSAWYLNFSPNLFRGITVAVFSLLAYLLWVTFPKSVAVFEWGSIKKQYTDEKVSFAAIDQKYQILYQKLHDEPNFLTDYAELLMLTEKRQQQSIELLEKASLDGPKARILYKSSQIKMKMKQYSSAISDLRFLSAWIPNKFTYRKDLMRAYFLNHDSTEAITIARQILNMPIKVQSYQVDVIREEAQRVLDQINLNR; the protein is encoded by the coding sequence ATGAAATTAACGCTCACACTTTTGCATCGTGCAATATTGCCAATCGCTCTGCTTTACTTTATGTTTAGCTATCAGTTTTCCTTCAATTATGAGATTGAAATAAATGACCACTATTATGTCCTCTTATTTTGTTGTGTATCCGGTTTAATTTTTTTTGCATCGAATCAGGGGCAGAGGCAATTGAGCTCCCAAAAATGGAAATTTATAATTCCTATAATACTCCTACCGATAATCATCTACATTTTGGGGCTGAAATCCAGTAATGAACATGCGGTTAATACTCTTAGTATTTTGCTCCTTCTCTTAACTGGTCTTTTCAGCTGTAATTTTTCGAAGCTGGAGCTAAGGTTTATGCTAAAGTTAATTAACCTTTGTTTTATTATTCAGTTGGTAGTTGGTATATATCAGATATTAACGCTAGACCAGGATAGCATGTCCCAACGGTTATACGGAACGATGATGAATTCGGGTATTTACTCTTCATTTCTAGTTATATGTTTCCCTAACACCCTCTATATTTTTGATGGTTTTGTTAGAAAATTCTCGATTTCGCAAGGCTCCCGTGTTATTATCCAAGTAACCTTCTGTATCATAGTTTCTGCTTTTATCCTTACGGTGGTTTTAATGACAAAAGCAAGGACTGCAGTATTGGCATTCTTGATTATCTGCATTCTGATGCTTTGGCATAGCTACGCTTTAAAGATTAAAAGGTTTTTTATAGCCTATAGATTTTTAGCGCTAACGAGCGTGCTATTTGCAACAACTGTTGTTTTTATTTTATGTCATAATTTATATTCAGCAAAAAAAATGTCGGTGTCTGGTCGTTTGTTAATTTGGAAAATTTCATTTGTAAATTGGGATGCCAATTTTTTGAACGGGCTTGGTCTTGGTGAATTCGGGAAGAGTTTTCCTTATTGGCAAGCTAAGTATTTGGCCGGAAGCCCGATTGCCGATGAGCGGGAAATTTTAAATGCTGGTGAGAATTTTCTGGCTTTCAATGAGTATATTAATTTTTTCAAGGAATTAGGTTTCATCGGTTTTTTCTTAGTGATTGTTTTTTTACTCCTTTTATTAAAAAGTAGAGGAGTGAACACTTTCAAAGACCGACTAAATCTTAAATTAACAGTAGCTGCAATACTAATCTGCTCATTAACTTCTTACCCCCTGCACACAAATCTTATTATAGTAATATTTATAACATGTGTAATTTCATTAGTCTGTACATCGGACTGGAAGCTTTCGGCTTGGTATCTTAATTTTTCCCCTAATCTTTTTAGGGGGATTACTGTTGCCGTATTTTCATTGCTGGCTTACCTTTTATGGGTAACGTTCCCAAAATCTGTAGCAGTTTTTGAATGGGGCAGTATTAAAAAACAGTATACTGATGAGAAGGTGAGTTTTGCTGCTATCGATCAGAAATATCAAATACTATATCAAAAACTGCATGATGAACCTAATTTCCTGACAGATTATGCTGAGTTATTGATGTTGACCGAAAAACGTCAACAACAATCAATCGAGCTATTAGAAAAGGCGTCGCTTGATGGTCCAAAAGCCCGGATTTTATATAAGTCTTCACAGATAAAGATGAAGATGAAACAGTACTCCAGCGCGATATCAGATCTCCGTTTCCTGAGTGCTTGGATTCCTAATAAGTTTACCTATCGGAAAGACCTGATGCGTGCTTATTTTTTAAATCATGATTCAACGGAAGCTATCACTATAGCGCGGCAAATATTAAATATGCCGATCAAAGTACAATCTTATCAGGTAGATGTCATCCGGGAAGAAGCCCAAAGAGTACTGGACCAGATAAATTTAAATAGATGA